One part of the [Synechococcus] sp. NIES-970 genome encodes these proteins:
- a CDS encoding hypothetical protein (conserved hypothetical protein), translating to MLPRYCTFSGTFPLRPPLDLRLNATNLGKLKGTIALNEILSLFVIRYLGSMTPEIFRQRYPQGGLISELAAIEHGQFIVRVVVELEGRQLASGLAAAPSVEQAEDQARIRALNLLGTVMISSPDKPKQAAAPPPERPAPEKTMTAPFIESPPITTAAATPATKTPPVPNPAPVAQAPETLPLQIEAMVINSPSKVEPELPPTPVSLDPEEALDFSEIIARSDVELKRLGWSSEQGRTYLLETYGKRSRQLLSDEELLAFLRYLEAQPTPGS from the coding sequence ATGCTTCCTAGATATTGTACCTTCTCGGGGACATTCCCACTACGGCCACCCCTTGATTTGCGCCTCAATGCTACTAACTTGGGGAAACTAAAGGGTACAATTGCACTGAATGAAATTTTGTCATTGTTTGTTATTCGTTACTTAGGTTCCATGACACCAGAGATTTTTCGGCAGCGATATCCCCAGGGAGGCTTGATCAGTGAATTGGCGGCGATCGAGCATGGCCAGTTTATTGTGCGGGTGGTAGTGGAGCTTGAGGGGCGACAGTTGGCCAGTGGCCTTGCGGCAGCGCCTTCGGTGGAACAGGCCGAAGATCAAGCAAGAATCCGTGCTTTGAATTTGCTAGGCACGGTGATGATTTCGTCCCCAGACAAGCCCAAACAAGCGGCAGCACCCCCTCCTGAAAGACCTGCTCCGGAGAAGACAATGACAGCACCATTTATTGAATCGCCACCGATTACTACTGCTGCTGCTACTCCAGCAACAAAAACACCACCAGTGCCCAACCCGGCGCCAGTGGCCCAAGCCCCAGAAACATTACCGCTTCAGATCGAGGCGATGGTGATCAATTCGCCATCAAAAGTTGAGCCAGAATTACCGCCAACACCGGTATCGCTAGATCCAGAGGAAGCATTGGATTTTTCAGAGATTATTGCCCGCAGTGATGTGGAACTGAAGCGCTTGGGATGGTCAAGTGAACAGGGACGCACCTACCTACTCGAAACCTATGGCAAGCGATCGCGCCAGCTTCTGTCTGACGAGGAGCTCCTGGCGTTTTTACGCTACCTTGAAGCCCAGCCGACTCCTGGTTCCTAG